One window of the bacterium genome contains the following:
- a CDS encoding homoserine O-succinyltransferase, translating into MPIIAHNHLPAYARLQAAGYDVAPAAGPGAPGSGRDLHIGLLNLMSDATLEATERQFLRLLAARRPAARIHLHPFTLAAVARGPKASEHIARHYATFAQLRARGLDALIVTGANVTGPDLTVQPFWEPLQEVVGWAWDEVPSTLLLCLATHAVLHARHGQPRARLAAKCWGVFPHVATGPAHPLLAGLPGTVDVPHSRWNEVFPAQFAAAGLRILLASEAAGVHLATSPDGLRQVYMQGHAEYDAISLLKEFKREALGWAGGRTAAFPPYPENYLPPAAVAIVEEWRAGVAGAMAAGMAAPAFPEADLVPLLADRWRGAAEAVVGNWVAGLGGAPLDL; encoded by the coding sequence GTGCCCATCATCGCCCACAACCACCTGCCCGCCTACGCCCGCCTGCAGGCAGCCGGCTACGACGTCGCCCCGGCCGCCGGCCCCGGCGCGCCCGGCAGCGGCCGTGACCTGCACATCGGCCTGCTCAACCTGATGTCGGACGCCACTCTCGAGGCCACCGAGCGGCAGTTCCTGCGCCTGCTGGCGGCGCGGCGGCCGGCGGCGCGGATCCACCTGCATCCGTTCACGCTGGCGGCGGTGGCGCGGGGCCCGAAGGCGAGCGAACACATCGCGCGGCATTATGCCACGTTCGCGCAGCTGAGGGCGCGGGGCCTCGACGCGCTGATCGTCACCGGCGCCAACGTCACCGGGCCCGACCTGACGGTCCAGCCGTTCTGGGAGCCGCTGCAGGAAGTGGTGGGCTGGGCCTGGGACGAGGTGCCGTCGACGCTGCTGTTGTGCCTGGCCACGCACGCGGTGCTGCACGCACGTCACGGCCAGCCGCGCGCGCGCCTGGCGGCCAAGTGCTGGGGCGTGTTCCCGCACGTGGCCACCGGGCCGGCGCATCCGCTGTTGGCCGGACTGCCGGGCACGGTCGATGTGCCGCACTCGCGCTGGAACGAAGTGTTCCCCGCCCAGTTCGCGGCGGCCGGGCTGCGCATCCTGCTGGCGAGCGAAGCGGCAGGCGTGCACCTGGCGACGAGTCCCGACGGGCTGCGCCAGGTGTACATGCAGGGGCATGCCGAGTACGACGCCATTTCGCTGCTCAAGGAGTTCAAGCGCGAGGCGCTGGGCTGGGCGGGTGGTCGGACGGCGGCGTTCCCTCCGTATCCGGAGAACTACCTGCCGCCGGCGGCCGTGGCGATCGTCGAGGAGTGGCGGGCGGGTGTGGCGGGTGCCATGGCGGCCGGAATGGCGGCGCCGGCCTTCCCGGAGGCCGACCTGGTGCCTCTTTTGGCGGACCGGTGGCGTGGAGCGGCGGAGGCCGTGGTGGGGAACTGGGTTGCCGGGCTGGGGGGAGCGCCTCTGGACTTGTGA